The sequence GCTAGTACTGGAATGTAGCGATGCATATCTCCTGAAACTTCAATGCTTTTTACCACATCATTTTTAAATGCCTTTAGTCCACAATTAAAATCGTGCAGTTTTACACCGGATGTTCTTCTAGCTGCCCAGTTGAAGAGTTTTGAGGGCATGTTTTTGGTGATAATGGAATCATAACGCTTCTTTTTCCATCCAGATACAACATGGTTACCATCTTCCTTAATTAACTTATACAACTCTGGAATCTCTTCTGGGTTATCTTGTAAATCTGCATCCATGGTAATGACTACATCACCTTGAGCGGCTTTAAAACCTGCATGCAGGGCTTGGGATTTTCCAAAATTTTTCAAAAATTGAATCCCTTTTATATGGTTATTTTTTGCAGAAAGTTCCTCAATGGTTTTCCAAGAACCGTCAGTGCTGCCATCATCAATAAAAATGACCTCATATAAAAAATGATTGGACTGCATAACTTTTGCAATCCAATCATGGAGTTCTATAAGTGATTCTTGTTCGTTAAGTAAAGGGATTACAATGGAAATTTGCATTGTTCATTTCTGGAATTCCCTTCAAAAATAGTATTTTTTGTTTAGTATGCGGGTTTGGCTTTTTTCAGAATTAAACCACTAATCAATCCTAAAACAAGTCCAATTAGGATGTTTAATATCAAAAGAACAGGATATCCCATCCACCAGAACTTTAAGCTCTGGTCTTTTTGTACATTAAATTGTTCTTGGGTAATTTCCCCACTTTCCAGCGCCGGACCTAAGCGTGCATCCATGATTTTGGAAGGTGCATCTGGGTCTATTGCGTTTACTAAGACAAGATTGTATACTATTGCAATAATTGCAGATATTAATGCAATGCCAGCGCCAATTTTTAAAGCTTGGCTAAGGGTCAAAAAACCTTCATTGGCTTTTCTAAAGTTAGAAATACCAATAAAAGTAACGATTGCAGCAAGTACAATACCAATGATCATAAGTGCGGGACTTTGTGAAGTGTGCATGTCTTGAGTATATAGCATTATTCCAAATACCACTGATACCAATCCCAGTATTAGGCCATAGTTAAGGGAAAATTTTCCCGTTTTTGGTTGATTTTCTTCCATTTTATTTAAAATTTATTGTTGATTGTAGCTTGTTAGTGAGTAACATAAAAGTTTTGTTACACTCAAAGGTATATTTTTTCTTTTTCACCATAATTAGGTTGGAATTATCAAAGAAATTATTAAATTTGCACCTCGAAAATTCTGAGATTTAAGTTTTAAGACGATGAGAAAAGGTATACACCCAGAAAATTATAGATTGGTAGCTTTTAAAGATATGTCCAATGATGATGTATTTCTTACAAAATCTACTGCGGAAGCTAAAGAGACTATCACTGTTGATGGCGTTGAGTATCCTTTAGTAAAATTGGAGATATCTAGAACTTCTCACCCATATTACACAGGTAAAACCAAATTGGTCGATACTGCTGGTAGAATTGATAAGTTCAAGAACAAATACAAGAAATTCAGCAAAGAGGATAAAAGCGAAGAATAAGCAATTTCTCTTAATAATATGGAACGCCTCTGATAATTGTCAGAGGCGTTTTTTATTTTTACACCATTCAAACTACAACCATGAACTATATACTTTCTGATGGACCTCAAAGAAAATCACTGCTTCCTTTTACGTTTACCAGGCCTGTCGCGGAAATTAGAATAGGAATCTTGACCATTAAGGAAAAATGGGAAAAGTACCTGAATGCGGAAATTAGTTTTAAGACAGAGGAGTATTTATCTGAGAAGTATCCAATGACGGAAGCCGCAGAT is a genomic window of Flagellimonas sp. CMM7 containing:
- a CDS encoding DUF4199 domain-containing protein — its product is MEENQPKTGKFSLNYGLILGLVSVVFGIMLYTQDMHTSQSPALMIIGIVLAAIVTFIGISNFRKANEGFLTLSQALKIGAGIALISAIIAIVYNLVLVNAIDPDAPSKIMDARLGPALESGEITQEQFNVQKDQSLKFWWMGYPVLLILNILIGLVLGLISGLILKKAKPAY
- a CDS encoding type B 50S ribosomal protein L31, whose product is MRKGIHPENYRLVAFKDMSNDDVFLTKSTAEAKETITVDGVEYPLVKLEISRTSHPYYTGKTKLVDTAGRIDKFKNKYKKFSKEDKSEE
- a CDS encoding glycosyltransferase family 2 protein, with translation MQISIVIPLLNEQESLIELHDWIAKVMQSNHFLYEVIFIDDGSTDGSWKTIEELSAKNNHIKGIQFLKNFGKSQALHAGFKAAQGDVVITMDADLQDNPEEIPELYKLIKEDGNHVVSGWKKKRYDSIITKNMPSKLFNWAARRTSGVKLHDFNCGLKAFKNDVVKSIEVSGDMHRYIPVLAKNAGFSKITEKVVQHQARKYGTTKFGAERFINGFLDLITIWFVSKFGKQPMHLFGALGVLMFIVGLGFSIYLGVDKLFLNPTGRLITQRPQFYIALTAMIIGTQFFLAGFLGEILVRSRKNDTRYTISNKINI